Proteins encoded in a region of the Mycobacterium branderi genome:
- a CDS encoding acyltransferase family protein, producing the protein MIALSPTRPAPAARADSAPAAMGTRKTGFYRHDLDGLRGIAIALVAMFHVWFGRVSGGVDVFLALSGFFFGGKVLRTALNPASSLSLLPEITRLVRRLLPALVVVLAGCAVLTILVQPQTRWETFANQSLASLGYYQNWELAHTVADYLRAGEAVSPLQHIWSMSVQGQFYIAFLALVFGVASVCRRRFGHRLRSVFIVVLSALTTASFVFAIFAHQANQATAYYNSFARGWELLLGALAGALVPYIRWPMWLRTLVATVALAAIVSCGALIDGVREFPGPWTLVPVGATVLFILAGANRQSDPGTRDRLPLPNRILATGPLVTLGAMAYSLYLWHWPLLIFWLSYTGHRRANFLEGSAVLLISGVLAYLTMRHVEDPLRYRAPANPAPQPVIPWRQRLRRPTIALGSVVALLGVTLTATSFTWREHVTVQRADGKELSGLSSRDYPGARALVKHVRVPKLRMRPTVLEAENDLPPSTRDGCISDFNNPALINCTYGDHDATRTIALAGGSHAEHWLTALDLLGRMHHFKVVTYLKMGCPLSTEEVPLIMGNNEAYPQCHEWVQKTMAKVIADRPDYVFTTSTRPWNIKPGDVMPGTYIGIWQAFSDNNIPVLAMRDTPWLVKDGNPFQPADCLAKGGNAQSCGIKRSEVLSDRNPTLDFVGQFPILKPLDLSDAICRADMCRAVEGNVLIYHDAHHISATYMRTLAGELGRQIAAATGWW; encoded by the coding sequence ATGATTGCCCTGTCCCCTACCCGCCCGGCGCCCGCAGCCCGCGCGGATTCTGCACCGGCCGCGATGGGAACCCGCAAGACAGGCTTCTACCGGCACGACCTCGACGGCTTGCGCGGCATTGCGATCGCCTTGGTCGCGATGTTCCACGTCTGGTTCGGACGGGTCTCCGGCGGCGTCGACGTTTTCCTTGCCCTGTCCGGATTCTTCTTCGGCGGCAAGGTACTTCGCACGGCGCTGAACCCGGCGTCGTCGCTGTCGCTGCTGCCCGAAATCACCCGGCTGGTCCGCCGGCTGCTGCCGGCGCTGGTGGTGGTGCTCGCCGGATGCGCGGTGCTGACCATTCTGGTGCAGCCGCAGACCCGCTGGGAGACATTCGCCAACCAGAGCCTGGCCAGCCTGGGCTACTACCAGAACTGGGAACTGGCCCACACCGTGGCCGACTATCTGCGCGCCGGCGAGGCGGTCAGCCCGCTGCAGCACATCTGGTCGATGTCGGTGCAGGGCCAGTTCTACATCGCGTTTCTGGCGCTGGTGTTCGGCGTGGCGTCTGTGTGCCGGCGCCGGTTCGGTCACCGGCTGCGGTCCGTGTTCATCGTGGTGCTGAGCGCGTTGACGACGGCGTCGTTCGTGTTCGCGATCTTCGCGCACCAGGCCAACCAGGCGACGGCCTACTACAACAGCTTCGCCCGCGGCTGGGAACTGCTCCTGGGGGCGCTGGCCGGCGCGCTGGTCCCCTACATCCGCTGGCCGATGTGGCTGCGGACGCTCGTCGCAACCGTCGCCCTGGCGGCGATCGTGTCGTGCGGTGCGCTCATCGACGGCGTCCGCGAGTTCCCGGGGCCGTGGACGCTGGTTCCGGTCGGCGCGACGGTCCTGTTCATCCTGGCCGGGGCCAACCGCCAGTCGGATCCGGGCACGCGCGACCGGCTGCCGCTGCCCAACCGGATTCTGGCGACGGGCCCGCTGGTGACCCTCGGGGCGATGGCCTACTCGCTGTACCTCTGGCACTGGCCGCTGCTCATCTTCTGGCTGTCCTATACCGGCCACCGGCGGGCCAACTTCCTCGAGGGCAGCGCGGTGTTGCTGATCTCCGGCGTGCTGGCCTACCTGACCATGCGGCATGTCGAGGATCCGCTGCGATACCGGGCGCCCGCCAACCCCGCGCCGCAGCCCGTGATTCCGTGGCGGCAACGGCTGCGCCGGCCGACGATCGCGCTGGGCTCGGTGGTGGCACTACTCGGCGTGACGCTGACCGCCACATCGTTCACGTGGCGCGAGCATGTCACCGTGCAGCGCGCGGACGGCAAGGAGCTCAGCGGGCTTTCCTCGCGCGACTATCCGGGGGCGCGGGCGCTGGTCAAGCACGTGCGGGTGCCCAAGCTGCGGATGCGGCCGACGGTGTTGGAGGCCGAGAACGACCTGCCGCCGTCGACGCGGGACGGCTGCATCAGTGACTTCAACAACCCCGCGCTGATCAACTGCACCTACGGCGACCACGACGCCACCCGCACCATCGCACTGGCCGGCGGCTCGCACGCCGAACACTGGCTCACCGCGCTCGACTTGCTGGGCCGCATGCACCACTTCAAGGTGGTGACCTATCTGAAGATGGGTTGCCCGCTGTCCACCGAGGAAGTCCCGTTGATCATGGGCAACAACGAGGCGTACCCGCAGTGCCATGAGTGGGTACAAAAGACCATGGCCAAGGTGATCGCGGACCGTCCCGACTACGTATTCACCACATCCACCCGGCCGTGGAACATCAAACCCGGCGACGTGATGCCGGGAACCTACATCGGCATCTGGCAGGCGTTCTCCGACAACAACATTCCGGTTCTGGCCATGCGGGACACGCCGTGGCTGGTCAAGGACGGCAACCCGTTCCAGCCGGCCGACTGCCTGGCCAAGGGCGGCAATGCACAGTCGTGCGGGATCAAGCGCTCCGAAGTGCTCTCCGACCGCAACCCGACGCTCGATTTCGTCGGCCAGTTTCCGATCCTCAAGCCACTGGACTTAAGCGATGCGATCTGCCGGGCCGACATGTGCCGTGCGGTCGAGGGAAACGTGCTGATCTACCACGACGCCCATCACATTTCCGCCACCTACATGCGCACGCTGGCGGGCGAGCTCGGCCGGCAGATCGCCGCGGCGACCGGCTGGTGGTGA
- the glgX gene encoding glycogen debranching protein GlgX: protein MASNSSGLQSDNVLTLTTVWPGNSYPLGATYDGGGTNFALFSEVAEKVELCLIDEDGAETRVNLEEVDGYVWHAYLPNVGPGQRYGFRVHGPFEPAAGHRCDSSKLLLDPYGKAFDGDFKFGQALFSYDMAAAAKDPADTGTPPRIDSLGHTMTSVVINPYFDWASDRAPRTPYNETIIYEAHVKGMTQTHPGVPEELRGTYAGLAHPAIIEHLKSLNVTAIELMPVHQFLHDHRLVELGLRNYWGYNTFGFFAPHNQYAANRQAGAAVPEFKTMVRTFHEAGIEVILDVVYNHTAEGNHLGPTINFRGIDNAAYYRLEDDDPRFYKDFTGTGNSLNARNPHTLQLIMDSLRYWVTEMHVDGFRFDLASTLAREFYDVDRLSAFFDLVQQDPVVSQVKLIAEPWDVGEGGYQVGNFPGLWTEWNGKYRDTVRDYWRGEPATLGEFASRLTGSSDLYEATGRRPSASINFVVAHDGFTLHDLVSYNEKHNEANGEDNRDGESYNRSWNCGVEGPTDDPDILALRARQMRNIMATLMVSQGTPMIAHGDEMARTQQGNNNVYCQDSELSWMDWSLADKNADLLAFTRKVTGLRAEHPVFRRRRFFAGQPIRRGEEVRDIAWLTPAGQEMTPEDWDSDFGRGIAVFLNGDAIPEPDRRGERIVDDSFLLCFNAHDHEVDFVMPPDDYAHEWTAVLDTTDPTGEVELVVNDGDEISLPARALLVLRKTL, encoded by the coding sequence ATGGCATCGAATAGCTCAGGCCTGCAATCGGACAACGTGCTCACCTTGACCACGGTGTGGCCGGGCAACAGCTATCCGCTCGGGGCCACCTACGACGGTGGCGGGACGAACTTCGCGTTGTTCTCCGAGGTCGCCGAAAAGGTCGAGCTGTGCCTGATCGACGAGGACGGTGCCGAGACCCGCGTCAACCTCGAAGAGGTCGACGGATACGTGTGGCACGCCTACCTGCCGAACGTCGGCCCCGGTCAGCGTTACGGCTTTCGGGTGCACGGGCCGTTCGAGCCGGCCGCCGGGCATCGCTGTGACTCGAGCAAGCTGTTGCTCGACCCGTACGGCAAGGCGTTCGACGGGGACTTCAAATTCGGCCAGGCGCTGTTCTCCTACGACATGGCGGCCGCCGCCAAGGACCCGGCCGACACCGGCACTCCGCCGAGGATCGACTCGCTCGGGCACACGATGACTTCCGTGGTGATCAACCCGTATTTCGACTGGGCTTCGGACCGGGCGCCGCGCACCCCCTACAACGAAACGATCATCTACGAAGCGCACGTGAAGGGGATGACGCAGACCCATCCCGGTGTCCCCGAAGAATTGCGCGGCACCTACGCCGGTCTGGCTCATCCGGCGATCATCGAACACCTCAAGTCGCTGAATGTCACTGCGATCGAACTGATGCCGGTACACCAGTTCCTGCACGACCACCGGCTGGTCGAGCTGGGGCTGCGAAACTACTGGGGCTACAACACCTTCGGCTTCTTCGCCCCGCACAACCAGTACGCGGCCAACCGGCAGGCCGGTGCGGCGGTGCCGGAATTCAAGACCATGGTCCGCACTTTCCACGAGGCCGGCATCGAGGTGATCCTCGACGTGGTCTACAACCACACCGCCGAGGGCAACCACCTGGGTCCCACGATCAACTTCCGCGGCATCGACAACGCCGCCTACTACCGGTTGGAAGACGACGACCCGAGGTTCTACAAGGATTTCACCGGCACCGGCAACAGCCTCAACGCCCGCAACCCGCACACCCTGCAGCTGATCATGGACTCGCTGCGGTACTGGGTGACCGAGATGCACGTCGACGGATTCCGCTTCGACCTGGCCTCCACGCTGGCCCGCGAGTTCTACGACGTCGACCGATTGAGCGCGTTCTTCGATCTGGTGCAGCAGGACCCGGTGGTCAGCCAGGTCAAGCTGATCGCCGAGCCGTGGGATGTCGGCGAGGGCGGTTACCAGGTCGGCAACTTCCCAGGTTTGTGGACCGAATGGAACGGGAAATATCGGGACACCGTGCGTGACTACTGGCGGGGCGAGCCCGCAACCCTGGGCGAGTTCGCGTCCCGGCTGACCGGGTCGAGCGACCTCTATGAAGCAACCGGGCGGCGACCGTCCGCCAGCATCAACTTCGTCGTCGCCCACGACGGGTTCACGCTGCATGACCTGGTGTCCTACAACGAGAAACACAACGAAGCCAACGGCGAGGACAACCGCGACGGGGAAAGCTACAACCGGTCGTGGAACTGCGGCGTCGAGGGACCCACCGACGACCCCGACATCCTGGCACTGCGGGCGCGGCAAATGCGCAACATCATGGCCACGCTGATGGTGTCGCAGGGCACGCCGATGATCGCGCACGGCGACGAGATGGCCCGCACGCAACAGGGCAACAACAACGTCTACTGCCAGGACTCCGAATTGTCTTGGATGGACTGGTCATTGGCCGACAAGAACGCCGACCTGCTGGCCTTCACCCGCAAGGTGACCGGTCTGCGCGCCGAGCACCCGGTGTTCCGCCGCCGCCGGTTCTTCGCCGGCCAACCGATTCGCCGCGGCGAGGAGGTCCGCGACATCGCCTGGCTGACACCGGCCGGCCAAGAGATGACGCCCGAAGACTGGGACAGCGACTTCGGCAGGGGGATCGCCGTCTTCCTCAACGGCGACGCGATCCCCGAACCCGACCGCCGCGGCGAGCGAATTGTCGACGACTCGTTTTTGTTGTGCTTCAACGCCCACGACCACGAAGTCGACTTCGTGATGCCTCCCGACGACTACGCCCACGAGTGGACGGCAGTGCTCGACACCACCGATCCGACCGGTGAAGTAGAACTGGTGGTCAACGACGGCGACGAGATTTCGCTGCCTGCCCGCGCTCTGCTCGTGTTGCGTAAGACGTTGTAA
- the treY gene encoding malto-oligosyltrehalose synthase: MAYPVLATYRLQLRGASSGFGFTFADAENLLDYLDDLGVSHVYLSPIMTAVSGSTHGYDVTDPTTVSAELGGAEGLARLSAAARKRGMGLVVDIVPNHVGIDQPQQNPWWWDVLRHGRSSAYASFFDIDWDLGDGRIILPVLGSDDDVADLTVDGDVLRLGDLAFPIAPGTGTGTGTEVHDRQHYRLVGWRNGVCGYRRFFSITSLAGLRQEDRTVFDAWHAEVARWVSDGLVDGIRIDHPDGLSDPSGYLEWLRELLGPQPWIVIEKILAVDEALEPTLPVAGTTGYDVLREIGGLFVDPSGAPALTALFESAGVDYQAMPALLRELKGVATTVTLASELARLRRCIVAAAGADHPALPEAVAALLGHIGVYRSDYRGLAALLPAAFAETQAGAPELGPPLQLIAAAVAGGGEPAVRLQQLCGAVTAKAVEDCLFYRDARLVSLNEVGGDPQRFGVGAAEFHHSAATRARLWPHTMTTLTTHDTKRGEDVRARIGVLSQVPSLWAEFVARWETRTPSPDPATGLFLWQNIFGVWPLDGEVTAELRERLHGYAEKAIREAAWHTSWHDPDSDFEGAVHRWLDTVLDGPAARELTNLVAQLNPHAESDALGQKLLALTVPGIPDIYQGTELWDDSLVDPDNRRPVDYTVRREALKTVQHPKIRVVAAALRLRRAHPDTFLHGGYHPVLATGNGADHVVAFQRGGDVVVAVTRWTVHLQDSGWGDTAVPLPAGSWTDTLTGKRWSASTAAADLFAELPVVLLERADD, translated from the coding sequence ATGGCTTATCCGGTACTGGCGACCTACCGGTTGCAGCTGCGCGGTGCATCCAGTGGGTTCGGGTTCACGTTCGCCGACGCCGAGAACCTGCTGGACTACCTCGACGACCTCGGGGTGTCGCACGTGTACCTCTCGCCGATCATGACCGCCGTCAGCGGGTCCACGCACGGGTACGACGTCACCGATCCGACGACAGTGTCCGCAGAACTCGGCGGCGCGGAAGGGTTGGCCCGGCTCTCGGCGGCGGCGCGCAAGCGTGGCATGGGCCTGGTTGTGGACATCGTGCCCAACCACGTCGGCATCGACCAGCCGCAGCAGAACCCGTGGTGGTGGGATGTGCTGCGGCATGGCCGGTCGTCGGCCTACGCGTCGTTCTTCGACATCGACTGGGATCTGGGTGACGGCCGAATCATCTTGCCGGTCTTGGGTTCCGACGACGACGTCGCCGACCTGACCGTGGACGGCGACGTGCTGCGACTCGGCGACCTGGCGTTCCCGATTGCCCCGGGCACGGGCACCGGTACCGGGACCGAGGTGCACGACCGCCAGCATTACCGGCTGGTTGGCTGGCGCAACGGCGTCTGCGGCTACCGCCGGTTCTTTTCGATCACCTCGCTGGCCGGGCTTCGTCAGGAAGACCGTACGGTGTTCGACGCGTGGCACGCCGAAGTGGCCCGCTGGGTGTCGGACGGGCTCGTCGACGGCATTCGGATCGACCACCCCGACGGATTGTCCGATCCGAGCGGCTATTTGGAATGGCTGCGCGAGCTGCTGGGCCCGCAGCCGTGGATCGTGATCGAGAAGATTCTGGCCGTCGACGAGGCACTGGAGCCGACCCTGCCGGTGGCCGGCACCACCGGCTACGACGTATTGCGGGAAATCGGCGGGCTTTTCGTGGATCCCTCCGGGGCGCCGGCGTTGACGGCGTTGTTCGAATCCGCCGGCGTCGACTACCAGGCGATGCCGGCGCTGTTGCGTGAACTCAAAGGTGTCGCGACCACCGTCACACTGGCCAGCGAGCTTGCCCGGCTGCGGCGCTGCATTGTCGCGGCCGCCGGCGCCGACCATCCGGCACTGCCCGAGGCGGTGGCGGCGCTGCTCGGCCACATCGGCGTATACCGCAGCGACTACCGCGGGCTGGCCGCGTTGTTGCCGGCAGCTTTCGCCGAAACCCAGGCCGGCGCACCGGAACTCGGTCCGCCGCTGCAGCTGATCGCCGCCGCAGTGGCCGGTGGCGGCGAGCCGGCGGTGCGGCTGCAGCAGCTGTGCGGCGCGGTGACGGCCAAGGCGGTCGAGGACTGCCTGTTCTACCGCGATGCCCGGCTGGTGTCGCTCAACGAGGTCGGCGGCGACCCGCAGCGGTTCGGCGTCGGCGCGGCGGAGTTCCACCACAGCGCCGCCACCCGGGCCCGGCTGTGGCCGCACACGATGACGACCCTGACCACCCATGACACCAAACGCGGCGAAGACGTGCGCGCGCGTATCGGGGTGCTCTCGCAGGTGCCGTCGCTGTGGGCCGAATTCGTCGCCCGCTGGGAAACCAGAACGCCCTCGCCTGACCCGGCAACCGGATTGTTCCTGTGGCAGAACATCTTCGGCGTCTGGCCGCTCGACGGTGAGGTCACCGCTGAGTTGCGCGAGCGACTGCACGGCTACGCCGAAAAGGCAATCCGCGAAGCGGCATGGCACACCTCGTGGCACGACCCGGACAGCGACTTCGAGGGCGCCGTACATCGCTGGCTCGACACGGTGCTCGACGGGCCGGCGGCCCGCGAGCTGACCAATCTGGTGGCCCAACTGAATCCGCATGCCGAAAGCGACGCGCTCGGCCAGAAGCTCCTGGCGTTGACAGTCCCGGGCATCCCGGACATCTATCAGGGCACCGAGCTGTGGGACGACAGCCTGGTGGACCCGGACAACCGGCGCCCGGTCGACTACACCGTCCGCCGCGAGGCGCTGAAAACGGTGCAGCACCCCAAGATCCGGGTGGTTGCGGCGGCGCTGCGGCTGCGTCGCGCCCACCCCGATACCTTCCTGCACGGCGGTTATCATCCTGTGCTCGCCACCGGCAACGGGGCCGATCACGTGGTGGCGTTCCAACGCGGCGGCGACGTCGTGGTAGCGGTCACCCGGTGGACCGTGCATCTGCAGGACAGCGGCTGGGGCGACACCGCGGTACCGCTGCCTGCCGGCTCGTGGACCGACACGCTGACCGGCAAACGCTGGAGCGCGTCGACGGCCGCGGCCGACTTGTTCGCCGAGTTGCCCGTCGTGTTGCTGGAACGCGCCGATGACTGA